In Gimesia chilikensis, the genomic window GAACGAGTCACCAACAGTGAGCTCACCAAATACCCGATGATGGCGGGCTTCGACGATCGCGGCCGACTGTTCATTGCTGAGAGTTCCGGTGAAAATACGCGGGCTCCTCAGTTAATCAAAGAGCCCAAAAGCATGATCCGCATGCTGGAGGACCTGGACGGCGATGGACGTTTTGACAAGAGCACCGTCTTTGCGGATAAGCTGACCTTACCCATGGGTGCGCTCTGGCATGATGGATCACTGTATGTTGCCAGCCCTCCTAACATCTGGAAACTCACCGACCATGACGACGATGGCGTTGCCGATGAGCGTAAGATCATCGTCGATTCGTTTGGCTTCTCCGGAAACGCTGCCAGTATTCATGGCTGCTTTCGCGGACCGGAAGGACGACTCTACTGGTGTGATGGCCGCCATGGTCACGAATTCAAAGACAAGTCGGGAAAAGTCACCAGCAAAGGACTGGCTGCCCGAATCTTCTCCTGCAATCCGGATGGCTCTGATATTGAAGTCCACTGCGGCGGTGGTATGGATAACCCGGTGGAAATTGACTTCACGCCGGAAGGGGAAATGATCGGCTCTGTCAATATCCTGCTCACGCGTCCGCGTGTCGACTGTCTGGTTCACTGGCTGGAAGGGGGGGTATATCCCCACTTTGAAGACTGTGTGGCTGAGTTCAAACGCACGGGGGACCTCTTGGGTCCGATCACCCGCTTTGGACATGTCGCAGTTTCGGGGATGCTGCGTTATCGATCGCCTCAGTTCGGCCCTGAATACCAGGGAAACATCTTCACGTCCATCTTCAACACTCATAAAGTGATTCGTACGCAGCTGGTGCGCAGTGGGGCCACCTTTGAAACGAAAGAGGAAGACTTCCTCGTCTCTGATGACCCCGACTTCCATCCCACCGATGTCATCGAAGACGCAGATGGCAGTCTGCTGGTGATCAATACCGGAGGCTGGTTCCGCATCGGCTGTCCGCAGTCACAGATCTCGAAACCAGATATCCATGGCGCCATCTACCGCATTCGAAAATCGGGTACTCCCCCGGTACAGGATCCCTACGGTCTGGCGCTCGACTGGAAATCATTATCTCCCGAACGAAAAATTCAACTCCTGAATGACTCACGTCCGTTCGTGCAACGAAAGGCCATCGATGAACTGGCCAAAGCCGGCGATCGTGCCGTTCCGATGTTGTCCAAAGTTGTCGCTGCTCCCGCAGGCTCTTTCTATAACGATACCAGTAAACGCAACGCGGTCTGGACCCTGACTCGTATAGGCAGCGACAAAGCACGAACCGCGATTCAGAACGGTCTGAATTCCTCGGCTTCCGTGCAGATGACGGCGGCCAAGAGTCTCGGCACACTGCGGGATGCGAGTTCCGTCACCCAGTTGACTCAGCTCCTGAAATCTGAGAATCCAGCAATTCAACGAAATGCGGCTACCGCCCTGGGACGCATCTGTGAAGCGGGACAGCGGGGCGATACGATCTCCAACGCAGAACTGAAAACCGTTGTCGAGTCGCTTTTCCAGGCGATCAAAGGAACTCCCGATCGTACGCTGGAACACGCCCTGATTTATGCACTGATCCGCATTGACCAACGTGATCTGATTCTGGCGGGCCTGAGTGACTCAAGCCCGGCTGTTCGTCGCGCGGCCCTGATCACCCTGGATCAGATGAACTCGGGCAACCTGACACGCGATCTGGTTACCCCCCTGCTCGACACCGACGATCCGGCGCTGCAGAAAGAAGCATTGACCATTATTGGCGAACATGAAGGCTGGGCTGGTGAAACACTGAGCCTGCTGAAAACCTGGCTGAGTGAAGACGCCTTGAGTGCAGAACGAGCCGCCGTCCTGCGAGGCTTCCTGATCGCGCAAGCCGCTGACCCGGAAGTCCAGACATTGATTGCCCAGGCTTTAACGAATTCAAACACGTCGCGTTCCGCGAAGGGTATCCTGCTGGAAGTAATTCAACGTTCCGCTCTGAAAGAGTTCCCCGTAGCCTGGCGACAGGCATTGGAATCGACGCTGAAATCTCAGGACCCAGAACTGCAAATTTTGGTGATTCGCATTGCACAAACTAATGATCTGCCCGAGTTAAGTGGTCTGCTAACATCTCTGGCGCTCGACACTCAGCAGCCAGCAACACTCAGAATTGAAGCATTGTCGGCAGCCGGTTCTCAATTAAAATCTGTCGAGGCTGAACCTTTCGATTTTCTGATTGCACGCATGAGCGAAGAATATCCGCCCCTGGATCGACTGGCGGCAGCCCGGGCCCTGGCGGGTCTGCCATTATCTGAAGGTCAGCTGATTCAATTATCAAAACAGCTCGATGCCCCCGGTCCCCTGGCCTTACCCGTTCTGTTAAGAGCCTACACCAAAAGTAACGCTGAACCGGTTGGGCTGGCACTGATCAATGCATTGAACGCTTCATCCGCTGCCACGAACCTCTCTGCAGATGAGCTGGCCAGTCTGCTCAAGAAGTATCCGGAACCGGTCCAGAAAGCAGCAGATCCCCTGCTGAAAAAACTGGGGGTCGACCTCGCTCAGCAGAAAGCACATCTGGAATCACTGAAGCCGCTGT contains:
- a CDS encoding PVC-type heme-binding CxxCH protein, whose amino-acid sequence is MTIQMTRISVLSCLSLIVLSLNTVTHAEEMPRVPAGFTIERVTNSELTKYPMMAGFDDRGRLFIAESSGENTRAPQLIKEPKSMIRMLEDLDGDGRFDKSTVFADKLTLPMGALWHDGSLYVASPPNIWKLTDHDDDGVADERKIIVDSFGFSGNAASIHGCFRGPEGRLYWCDGRHGHEFKDKSGKVTSKGLAARIFSCNPDGSDIEVHCGGGMDNPVEIDFTPEGEMIGSVNILLTRPRVDCLVHWLEGGVYPHFEDCVAEFKRTGDLLGPITRFGHVAVSGMLRYRSPQFGPEYQGNIFTSIFNTHKVIRTQLVRSGATFETKEEDFLVSDDPDFHPTDVIEDADGSLLVINTGGWFRIGCPQSQISKPDIHGAIYRIRKSGTPPVQDPYGLALDWKSLSPERKIQLLNDSRPFVQRKAIDELAKAGDRAVPMLSKVVAAPAGSFYNDTSKRNAVWTLTRIGSDKARTAIQNGLNSSASVQMTAAKSLGTLRDASSVTQLTQLLKSENPAIQRNAATALGRICEAGQRGDTISNAELKTVVESLFQAIKGTPDRTLEHALIYALIRIDQRDLILAGLSDSSPAVRRAALITLDQMNSGNLTRDLVTPLLDTDDPALQKEALTIIGEHEGWAGETLSLLKTWLSEDALSAERAAVLRGFLIAQAADPEVQTLIAQALTNSNTSRSAKGILLEVIQRSALKEFPVAWRQALESTLKSQDPELQILVIRIAQTNDLPELSGLLTSLALDTQQPATLRIEALSAAGSQLKSVEAEPFDFLIARMSEEYPPLDRLAAARALAGLPLSEGQLIQLSKQLDAPGPLALPVLLRAYTKSNAEPVGLALINALNASSAATNLSADELASLLKKYPEPVQKAADPLLKKLGVDLAQQKAHLESLKPLLTQGHIEEGRKIFFGKKAACSGCHAVEDQGGKVGPDLTRIGAIRTGTDLLEAIALPSASFARGYRSYLVVTDSGRIYTGVISRESTDTVYLRTADLSEVRIARDEIEVMKESPTSIMPKGLEQRLTPQEIRDLLAYLQNRK